The DNA sequence atataatggtATGTTGAGTGAAAGTAAAAATGCAAATAATGGGATTACTCACGTTGCACTTTTTGGTAGCTCAACTAATGATTAATATAAGTTGGCTGATAATGTTAACCTCACTGTAGACAGTCTTTCTGGCTTTCTGGCCTAAAGAGGCACAAAGCTGATAGTGTCTCATTACTCCAAGAGCATCTACATAATTTCCTTTTACAGTTTCAATTACTATGTAAAAGCTTTTTGGAACCTATGAATTTCCCTTGATTTTTCATTGAGTTAACCTTATTTTTGACTAAATACATTACTTTTGTTATCATAAACATAATGTTCATGTGATGTTTCAAATCAGATAGAGGAGAAAGTTTCATGTGTTATGTATGTAGAGGTTTTTCTTAACcctgtagacgcgttttaaagtagTGAGGGCCCGTTTTTGTCTAgagcaaacaatatctacatggttgggtgcaggtcattacaaatggtatcaaagttaaTCCCCAACCCTGGTGTAGGGGTATGTTTGGCTCCATAGGGgatgtttgtctgtttggccctaCAATCCCATAGAACataacgaggacgttgtgtttgCATGGGGTGGGAGGGGGGTGGTTGTTTATGATGTCTCACATTGGATAGAAGAGAAGGTTCCTAACTCTATATATGTAAAGGCTCCTCTTAACTCtatagatgcgttttaaagtcATAAGGGCCCTTTTGGTTTtaaagcgaacaatatctacatggttgggtgcgggtcattACAGTTCAAGTTTTTGCCTCTCATTTTCTACTAAGAAGCATGTAGTAGTGACACTGATATGACTTTGTCTCATCTTTCTAATATAGGAATGGGTGGCCAACTTTGAGAAACCAAAGGGCGACCCATCTGCATTTTTGAAACCGGCTACAACTGTTCTATCACCTTATCTGAAAGTGAGTTATAAATAGAAAGAGTTATCTTGATgattgtcatttctttttcttctcactAGGATCATAATTTTGAGACCCAAAAgaattcaaaagaaattcataGTTTCACTcgcatttctttccttttctcccaCCTTTTTCATCTATTTGGCAGTTTGGTTGTCTATCTTCCAGATACTTTTATCAGTGCCTTACAGATGTTTACAAGAATGTGAAACGGCAGACATCACCTCCAGTTTCACTTGTTGGACAGGTAAGTTACCATCAATTCAGTATTCCTGGTTTCTGATGCAGCAATCTAAAAGCACCTTCAACCGGTATAGTTGTTATGGCGAGATTTCTTCTACACCGTGGGTTTTGGTACTCCTAATTTTGATCACATGAAGGGCAACAGAATATGCAAGCAGGTAATTACAACACACTTTACACTAAAGTTCCTCTGTGCTAGGTGCTAAATATGCATGGATTTTTGTTACTTTTCTCATATCTTAATCTTAAGTGTGTCCTCAgttgtaattataattttccAATTGGTTATGAGTTATCCTGGGTTGTTACATTAGACTAGGTAAggttcaaaagaaaaatatcttctTGTAATCATAGCATAGGATGAGTAAGATACttataattgaaacaaaatctCTTCAAGAAAAAATTCTCCTTAATCAGGAGGACAAAGGGTAACTTGAAGCTTGCTAACAGAATTAATTGTAATTGTTTAGTTTGAACAAATTTTGATATCTTTCTAGAATCTTCTACAATTCAGCTCCCTATCTCAATGAGTTTTTTTACAAGAATCATAATCTCTTACCTATtagcaggaaaaaaaaaatgctttcttTTAAGATTCTTGAACATTATGCATTTGTGAGATTCCATATTTAGCACAAAGTCTTGATGAACAACTATATGGAAATGTAGATACCTtggaatgatgatgatgaactGCTGGCAGCATGGAGAGAAGCCAGGACAGGATATCCTTGGATTGATGCTATCATGGTCCAGGTTAGGTCTGTTGCATCCCTTTGAAATGTAAAGTTAGTAGTTTGAATGATCGTCCAACCAAGGTATACGCTTCCTTTATATCACAATTGCCATGTTCTGGCATTGTTTGAAGTCAATTGTGTGTTTGCTGTTGCAGCTGAGGAAGTGGGGTTGGATGCACCATCTTGCACGGCATTGTGTTGCATGTTTTCTAACTCGTGGGGACCTGGTGAATGACTTTTACTCTCGTCACATCATTTTCATATTCTCCTTCTATTTCCTGACatgaattattttgttgttaGTTCGTTCATTGGGAAAAAGGACGAGATGTTTTTGAGAGGCTCCTGATTGATTCAGATTGGGCGATTAATAATGGGAACTGGCTATGGCTATCATGCTCCTCATTTTTCTACCAGGTGccaaacatattttatattacaTCATTTACAAGTGCTCATGATAGTGTTTCTCATTAATAAGTAGTGACTTGCACCTGAACCTCAGATCCAAAACATGGATTCTTAGCCCTTGTTGTGGGATTCTTGAAGCATATTTAGCGGTACATGTCAATGCAAAATGAACCCCTATGAGCATAAATGCTAAAAATGAATGTGATTGGATGACTTTGGATAATCTGATTCAGAAACTTTCTGTGgcattttccaaaactaaataaagTTTCATGTTAAAAACCCTAAATCTTGTTATGTCCTTTCTTTTACCATGAATAATGTTCAAGGCAGAAGTAGTTTATCGAGTTTACAGTCCTTCAGTTGGGAGCCACATGTACAAAAAGTAAAGCGTCTGGGACCATATATGTGCTTAAATTCACGATTTTCCCTTAtggattttattgtttatattatgcAATCAAATGAAGATGTTCTgaagtttttcatatttcaatgaTTTCCATGTCAACCAGTATAATCGTATCTACTCCCCAATCTCTTTTGGAAAGAAATATGATCCCAATGGTAATTATATAAGGCATTTTCTCCCCATTCTGAAAGGTATGTTGAAGTTCCTTTTGCTTCCATCACATTCATCTGGCTGTCATCATCTACTGTAAGGAattcataattgaaaatcaataacCAGATATGCCAAAGGAGTATATTTATGAGCCGTGGACAGCTCCACCAAGCATCCAAGCCAAAGCAAAGTGCATAATTGGAAAAGATTATCCAAAACCAGGTCAGTTATCATGGTGGTCTTTGTTAAATGCTTCCTATACCCTATATTTAGGCTCAACTGCAGTTCATTTCAAAACAAACTATACATGGATTATGAATTATGTAACTGTGATATGCTCACTCATAAAGCTAATTTCAAAGGAAATAGTGGTGTCATTCTGCATGTTTTGCAGGGATTTTTgtaaaaaaggtaaaagaaataaaataaagtcgTGATCCCTTACTGTTATCACACCTTTCGGGTCATTCAGGGACATAGATGAAATCCTTATTTGGTTTGAAATTCCAGCAATTTGAATGCCGCTCATGCTAAAGCAAGTCTGTTCTTGAGAATTGGGCATGGAAATCTTCTTGTTTGTTTAAAGCTTGATGCTAGTTGTTGTTTTATTGTGATGAATCTCAAAGAGATGCCCACTATATAgtcatatattttagttattcaTCTAGAACTGTTTAGTGTTTACTAATTCTCTTTATGCCTTAAAGACTTCTTCTCCCCATTTGATCCTGGTTGGACTCCACTTATTCTGTAGATGTGATCTTTGTGCTTACCGTCTCTATATTCTGTTTCAGTGGTTTGCCATGATTCTGCAATCAAAGAGTGCAAGAGAAAGTTGGCAGAAGCCTATGCATTGAACAAAAGGTTAGACGGCTCGGTGACCGAAGAAGATCTGAAAAAGTTGAGGAGAAAAT is a window from the Vitis riparia cultivar Riparia Gloire de Montpellier isolate 1030 chromosome 9, EGFV_Vit.rip_1.0, whole genome shotgun sequence genome containing:
- the LOC117921556 gene encoding (6-4)DNA photolyase isoform X2, translated to MRVSLCLSSPNRFLQFCHRPNSPNPSMASGSGSLMWFRKGLRIHDNPALQHAAKESNCVYPVFVIDPYFMEPDPNAFSPGSSRAGLNRIRFLLESLVDLDSSLRQLGSRLLVLKGDPGEVIIRCLKEWEVKRLCFEYDTDPYYQALDIKVKNYASAAGIEVFSPVSHTLFDSADIIQKNGGRPPLSYQSFLKLAGQPSWASSPLSTTLSWLPPVGDVGTCEISNVPTVKELGYEEIGQDELTPFKGGESEALKRLRESIRDKEWVANFEKPKGDPSAFLKPATTVLSPYLKFGCLSSRYFYQCLTDVYKNVKRQTSPPVSLVGQLLWRDFFYTVGFGTPNFDHMKGNRICKQIPWNDDDELLAAWREARTGYPWIDAIMVQLRKWGWMHHLARHCVACFLTRGDLFVHWEKGRDVFERLLIDSDWAINNGNWLWLSCSSFFYQYNRIYSPISFGKKYDPNGNYIRHFLPILKDMPKEYIYEPWTAPPSIQAKAKCIIGKDYPKPVVCHDSAIKECKRKLAEAYALNKRLDGSVTEEDLKKLRRKLGDDENPESNTSRTRQKLIG